A genomic window from Brevibacillus agri includes:
- the tycA gene encoding tyrocidine non-ribosomal peptide synthetase TycA, with translation MLANQAHLVEIERETKHQPQVPYAQDKSIHQLFEEQAEAFPDRVAIVFENRQLTYRELNGKANQLARALLEKGVQTDSIVGVMMEKAPENIIAILAVLKAGGAYVPIDIEYPRDRIQYILQDSQTKIVLTQKSASKLVHDVGYSGHIVVLEEEKLDAREASNLRQPSKPTDLAYVIYTSGTTGKPKGTMLEHKGIANLQSFFQNSFGVTAQDRIGLFASMSFDASVWEMFMALLSGASLYILSKQTIHDFVTFENYLSENELTIITLPPTYLTHLTPERITSLRIMITAGSSASAPLVNKWKDKLRYINAYGPTETSICATTWEAPAHEFPVQSVPIGKPIQNTHIYIVGEDLQPLPIGSEGELCIGGVGLARGYWNRPDLTAEKFVDNPFVPGEKMYRTGDLAKWLADGNIEFLGRIDHQVKIRGHRIELGEIESVLLSYEPITEAVVIAREDQQAGQYLCAYFISRQEVTPAQLREYAAQKLPAYMLPSYFVKLDKMPLTPNDKIDRKALPEPDFATNANLAAYHPPRNETESILASIWQDVLGVEKIGIRDNFYSLGGDSIQAIQVVARLHSYQRKLEAKDLLNYPTIEQVALFVKNTTRKSDQGIIVGDVPLTPIQKWFFEKNFTNMSHWNQSSMLYRPEGFDRDAIQRAMDKIIEHHDALRMVYRHENGQVVQRNRGLDGKRYDFSLYDLGAHADVEQAIAEETQRLHSNMDLQEGPLVKVALFQTLHGDHLFLAIHHLVVDGISWRILFEDLATAYAQALAGQAITLPEKTDSFQSWSEWLHEYANEADLLSEIPYWESVESQASHVWLPKDFEAAGCKQKSVRNMRIRLRAEETEQLLKHANQAYQTEINDLLLAALGLAFAEWSKLEQLAIHLEGHGREDIIEQANVARTVGWFTSQYPVLLDLRQTAHLSDFIKLTKENLRKIPRKGIGYDILKHVTLPENRGSLSFSVQPEVTFNYLGQFDADMKTELFTRSPFSGGNTLGADGKNNLSPESEVYTALNITGLIEGGELVLTFSYSAEQFREESIHQLSQGYQKQLQRIVTHCIEKKEVERTPSDFSVKGLQMEEMDDIFELLANTLT, from the coding sequence ATGTTAGCAAATCAGGCCCATCTCGTCGAGATCGAGCGGGAGACGAAGCACCAGCCGCAAGTGCCATATGCCCAGGATAAGTCGATCCATCAATTGTTCGAAGAGCAAGCAGAGGCTTTTCCAGACCGGGTTGCCATCGTTTTTGAAAACCGGCAGCTCACCTACCGGGAGCTGAACGGAAAAGCCAATCAACTGGCGAGAGCGTTGCTCGAAAAAGGCGTGCAAACAGACAGCATCGTCGGGGTGATGATGGAGAAAGCGCCGGAAAATATCATCGCGATTTTGGCCGTTCTCAAAGCGGGCGGAGCGTACGTGCCCATCGACATCGAATATCCCCGCGATCGCATTCAGTATATTTTGCAGGACAGCCAAACGAAAATCGTGCTCACGCAAAAAAGCGCAAGCAAGCTCGTGCATGACGTCGGGTACAGCGGGCATATCGTTGTGTTGGAAGAAGAAAAGCTGGACGCTCGCGAAGCTTCCAATCTGCGCCAGCCAAGCAAGCCTACGGATCTCGCCTACGTCATTTACACCTCAGGGACAACGGGCAAACCGAAAGGCACCATGCTGGAGCATAAAGGCATCGCCAATTTGCAATCGTTTTTCCAAAATTCGTTTGGCGTCACCGCGCAAGACCGAATCGGGTTGTTTGCCAGCATGTCGTTCGACGCATCCGTTTGGGAAATGTTCATGGCTTTGCTGTCCGGCGCAAGCCTCTACATCCTTTCCAAGCAGACGATTCATGATTTCGTTACGTTTGAAAACTATTTGAGTGAAAATGAATTGACGATTATCACGCTGCCACCGACTTATTTGACTCATCTCACCCCAGAACGAATCACTTCTCTGCGCATCATGATTACGGCAGGTTCATCTGCCTCCGCCCCCTTGGTAAACAAATGGAAAGACAAACTCAGGTACATAAATGCATACGGCCCAACGGAAACGAGCATTTGCGCGACGACATGGGAAGCGCCTGCCCACGAGTTCCCCGTGCAGTCCGTTCCGATTGGTAAGCCGATTCAAAACACGCACATCTATATCGTAGGCGAAGACTTGCAGCCCCTGCCGATTGGCAGCGAAGGCGAACTGTGCATAGGCGGAGTCGGCCTGGCGAGAGGGTATTGGAACCGCCCTGATTTGACCGCAGAAAAATTCGTAGACAATCCGTTCGTACCGGGAGAAAAGATGTACCGGACCGGGGACCTGGCGAAATGGCTGGCGGATGGAAACATCGAGTTTCTCGGCAGGATCGACCACCAGGTAAAAATCAGAGGTCATCGTATTGAGCTAGGCGAAATCGAGTCTGTCTTGCTCTCGTACGAACCAATTACAGAGGCCGTAGTCATCGCCAGAGAGGATCAACAGGCCGGGCAGTATTTGTGCGCCTATTTTATTTCGCGACAAGAAGTAACTCCTGCACAACTCAGAGAATACGCCGCGCAAAAGCTGCCAGCGTACATGCTGCCTTCCTATTTCGTCAAGCTGGACAAAATGCCGCTGACGCCAAATGACAAGATCGACCGCAAAGCGTTGCCCGAGCCTGATTTTGCAACAAACGCAAACCTTGCCGCCTACCATCCTCCGCGCAACGAGACGGAATCAATCCTCGCATCCATCTGGCAAGATGTGCTGGGGGTAGAAAAGATAGGGATACGCGATAATTTTTACTCGCTCGGCGGCGATTCGATCCAGGCGATCCAGGTCGTCGCGCGCCTGCATTCCTATCAGCGGAAGCTAGAGGCGAAAGACTTGCTGAATTACCCGACGATCGAACAGGTTGCCCTGTTTGTAAAAAATACGACCCGAAAAAGCGATCAGGGCATCATCGTCGGAGACGTACCGCTTACGCCCATTCAAAAATGGTTTTTTGAGAAAAATTTCACGAATATGAGCCATTGGAACCAGTCGTCTATGCTTTATCGCCCGGAAGGATTCGACCGTGACGCGATCCAGAGGGCCATGGACAAAATCATCGAGCACCACGACGCGCTTCGCATGGTGTATCGGCACGAAAACGGGCAGGTCGTTCAGCGCAACCGCGGGTTGGACGGCAAACGATACGATTTCTCCCTGTACGATCTGGGCGCGCACGCGGATGTCGAGCAGGCGATTGCGGAAGAAACGCAGCGTTTGCACAGCAACATGGATTTGCAGGAAGGACCGCTGGTGAAGGTCGCGCTGTTCCAGACGCTACATGGCGATCATTTGTTTTTGGCGATCCATCACCTGGTCGTGGACGGCATTTCCTGGCGCATTTTGTTTGAAGATTTGGCAACCGCCTATGCGCAAGCACTTGCGGGGCAAGCGATCACTTTGCCGGAAAAGACGGATTCTTTTCAAAGCTGGTCAGAGTGGTTGCACGAATACGCGAACGAGGCGGATTTGCTGAGCGAGATTCCGTATTGGGAGAGCGTCGAATCGCAGGCGAGCCATGTCTGGCTGCCCAAAGACTTTGAAGCGGCAGGCTGCAAGCAAAAAAGCGTGCGAAACATGCGAATCCGGCTGCGGGCGGAAGAGACGGAGCAACTGCTGAAGCACGCCAATCAGGCCTACCAGACGGAAATTAACGACTTGTTGCTGGCGGCGCTCGGCCTGGCTTTTGCCGAGTGGAGCAAGCTTGAGCAACTCGCGATTCATCTCGAGGGGCACGGGCGCGAGGACATCATCGAGCAGGCAAACGTGGCGCGAACCGTCGGCTGGTTTACATCGCAATATCCGGTTTTGCTCGACTTGCGGCAAACCGCTCACTTGTCCGACTTCATCAAGCTCACCAAAGAAAATTTGCGAAAAATTCCCCGTAAAGGAATTGGCTACGACATTTTAAAGCATGTGACGCTCCCGGAAAATCGCGGTTCCTTGTCTTTTTCCGTGCAGCCGGAAGTGACGTTCAACTACTTGGGCCAGTTTGATGCGGACATGAAGACAGAGCTGTTTACCCGCTCGCCTTTCAGCGGAGGCAACACGCTTGGCGCAGATGGCAAAAACAATCTCAGTCCTGAATCGGAGGTGTACACCGCTTTGAATATAACCGGATTGATTGAAGGCGGAGAGCTTGTCCTCACTTTCTCCTATAGCGCGGAGCAGTTTCGGGAAGAGTCCATCCATCAATTGAGCCAAGGTTATCAAAAGCAGCTTCAGCGCATCGTCACGCACTGCATCGAGAAAAAAGAAGTAGAGCGGACGCCGAGCGATTTTAGCGTCAAAGGTCTTCAGATGGAGGAAATGGACGATATTTTCGAATTACTGGCCAATACACTGACCTAA